The following are encoded in a window of Paenibacillus polymyxa genomic DNA:
- a CDS encoding tyrosinase family protein yields MIELQRRDGTNSYIDLAGYHWIPREFCPHGESIFLPWHRVYIRLFEQALQSIDPSVSLPFWDWTSSESLAQGLAPAHGDEMFDDGGVPRLNPLFSGPIEDRSRQTRRNPPQALRRLREHASAAIDAMSDSNDFMSFTVAIEGPHGDIHGWVGGPGGDMSTILRSAYDPIFWSHHANVDRQWAIWQKCNPQGNPPPEIMSLSLESRGFPGWSVADTLDLSSPRLDYTYEGLDTVTCPIRTLHELFGKPRIKVEIKNIVITRGSFIVDIYLRRKNSALEEGVFSGSFSIFGLPSNEGGHFPGHHHHHTPVNRLIDVTEAFYGMELGEDQLHYVDIQLQAVNMDGESVDPAALPIEGVELTIPDRS; encoded by the coding sequence ATGATTGAATTGCAGCGGCGTGATGGAACGAATAGTTACATCGATCTTGCAGGATACCATTGGATACCACGAGAATTTTGTCCGCATGGGGAATCTATTTTCCTTCCGTGGCATAGGGTCTATATCCGCTTATTTGAACAAGCACTACAATCAATCGACCCTTCTGTTTCTTTGCCTTTTTGGGATTGGACCTCAAGCGAATCGTTAGCTCAAGGCTTGGCTCCTGCACATGGCGATGAAATGTTCGATGACGGCGGAGTACCCCGACTGAATCCTCTCTTCTCCGGTCCAATAGAGGATCGGAGTCGTCAGACTCGCCGAAATCCTCCGCAAGCTCTCAGACGTTTAAGGGAACACGCCAGCGCAGCAATTGATGCAATGAGTGATTCAAATGATTTTATGAGTTTTACTGTTGCAATCGAGGGGCCACATGGGGACATACACGGTTGGGTTGGTGGGCCCGGTGGAGATATGTCAACAATTCTACGTTCTGCATACGACCCAATATTCTGGTCTCACCATGCTAACGTTGATCGACAGTGGGCTATTTGGCAAAAGTGTAACCCACAGGGAAATCCTCCACCTGAGATAATGTCATTATCATTGGAATCCCGCGGTTTTCCGGGGTGGTCTGTGGCTGATACGCTTGATCTCTCGTCACCACGACTTGATTATACGTATGAAGGACTAGATACAGTTACTTGTCCTATACGGACTTTACATGAATTATTTGGTAAACCTCGAATTAAAGTGGAAATTAAAAATATAGTTATTACCAGGGGTTCCTTTATTGTTGATATCTACCTCCGTAGGAAGAACTCTGCTCTGGAGGAGGGCGTTTTCAGTGGATCGTTTAGCATTTTCGGGCTCCCAAGCAACGAAGGGGGACATTTTCCCGGCCATCATCATCACCATACGCCCGTAAACAGGCTTATTGATGTTACGGAAGCTTTTTACGGCATGGAACTTGGCGAGGATCAATTGCATTATGTTGATATACAACTTCAGGCAGTTAATATGGATGGTGAATCCGTAGATCCTGCTGCTCTCCCGATTGAAGGGGTAGAACTAACAATCCCCGATAGGTCATGA
- a CDS encoding Bro-N domain-containing protein — translation MNIRIENWMGHEIRFVEKTLGDWWAVAVDVTRVLGIRNNRDAVGRLPDTQKDVALTDTLGGKQEVAIISEKAVYRMIMRSRRKEAEAFQDWVFDIIKQLRQSTGLEGFQIFRMLDKDHQKEAMGKLCSGLRQPVRVDFIKANTIANKAISSMHGHPKMIKKDQMTPEMLVERQAVLEDAVNLMTMSDKFKLDIAVSRTIYDKYLGDHPRNKHAN, via the coding sequence ATGAATATTCGTATTGAGAATTGGATGGGACACGAAATTCGTTTTGTAGAGAAGACACTAGGTGATTGGTGGGCAGTAGCCGTGGATGTCACTAGGGTACTCGGCATAAGAAACAATCGTGATGCGGTAGGTCGCTTGCCTGATACTCAAAAGGATGTAGCTTTAACCGACACCCTCGGGGGAAAGCAAGAAGTTGCGATTATCTCTGAAAAAGCAGTCTACCGAATGATTATGAGATCACGCCGTAAAGAAGCTGAGGCTTTCCAAGATTGGGTTTTCGACATAATCAAGCAGCTTCGCCAGTCTACTGGACTTGAAGGTTTCCAAATCTTTCGTATGTTAGATAAAGATCATCAAAAAGAAGCCATGGGTAAACTTTGCAGTGGATTAAGACAACCAGTAAGAGTTGACTTTATTAAAGCTAATACCATTGCAAACAAAGCAATTTCTTCTATGCATGGTCACCCCAAGATGATCAAGAAAGACCAAATGACACCCGAGATGCTTGTAGAAAGACAAGCTGTTTTAGAAGATGCTGTTAACCTGATGACAATGTCGGACAAGTTCAAGTTAGACATTGCAGTCTCTAGAACTATCTATGATAAGTATCTAGGTGATCACCCGAGAAATAAACATGCAAATTAA
- a CDS encoding helix-turn-helix transcriptional regulator: protein MRKPINKLAYYRLTNIMSQEDVAKELGISQAYYGRLERNPENINVGMAKKLKVIFKVNSLDDLFSEAV, encoded by the coding sequence ATGAGAAAGCCAATTAACAAGTTAGCATACTACAGATTAACCAACATCATGTCTCAAGAAGATGTTGCCAAGGAATTAGGGATATCTCAAGCGTACTATGGGCGTCTAGAGAGAAATCCAGAGAACATTAATGTTGGCATGGCAAAGAAGCTGAAAGTTATCTTTAAAGTGAACTCTTTAGATGATCTATTTTCCGAAGCAGTTTAA
- a CDS encoding helix-turn-helix domain-containing protein: MEVFSARLKWLRESKGFSQQEMADMLDLSQSYYGRFERNKGEPNLETLAKISSILKESVDFLLGLEELTIEAKELLERSLELAESIKSTNDSVIRMFENNMSAAIESLDPRLQKALLKNYQKDLSLYKAKYKKAATEFALMVVKIPFSKFYGEGLIDDEGNILYNPEIDKDNILHESEKIVDEYLELD, from the coding sequence TTGGAAGTTTTTTCTGCGCGCCTCAAATGGCTAAGAGAATCAAAGGGTTTTAGCCAGCAAGAAATGGCTGATATGCTAGATCTCTCGCAGTCCTATTACGGAAGATTCGAAAGAAATAAAGGCGAACCCAATCTAGAAACACTCGCAAAGATTTCTTCTATTCTTAAAGAAAGTGTAGATTTCTTACTAGGACTTGAAGAATTGACAATAGAAGCTAAAGAGTTACTTGAGAGATCTTTAGAACTAGCAGAATCAATTAAATCCACTAATGACAGCGTGATAAGAATGTTTGAAAATAACATGTCGGCAGCCATTGAAAGTCTTGATCCAAGATTACAGAAAGCTCTTCTTAAGAATTACCAGAAGGACTTATCTCTTTACAAAGCAAAATATAAAAAGGCAGCAACTGAATTTGCATTAATGGTAGTTAAAATTCCTTTCTCTAAGTTTTATGGAGAAGGATTAATTGATGATGAAGGTAATATTCTTTATAATCCAGAAATAGATAAAGATAATATTCTTCATGAATCAGAAAAAATAGTAGATGAGTATCTAGAATTAGATTAA
- a CDS encoding 2,' 3'-cyclic nucleotide 2'-phosphodiesterase, whose translation MKKWSYLLVLLSGMLIGTVIATAGSAFADQIKSMIGRTVAGEYTVKVNGNSLSENAIVVDGKAHVPLRAVTDSLGANLKVDGKTIQIESPDNFSSKQTADVIQSVSNKYQGWPVSKLEDRKLELEKFVIDTEKDKENLQKTLEKYSKFREEYAGNKKAMDTLDSKTKGTEEVLQEAETNIAKYKTELEEIDKAIASLK comes from the coding sequence ATGAAAAAATGGTCTTATTTGTTGGTTTTACTTAGCGGGATGCTAATCGGTACGGTTATTGCCACAGCTGGTAGCGCTTTTGCGGATCAAATTAAGTCCATGATTGGGCGGACAGTAGCAGGGGAATATACAGTCAAGGTCAATGGCAACTCATTATCAGAAAACGCAATTGTTGTTGACGGAAAGGCGCATGTTCCGCTTCGCGCTGTCACCGACTCTTTGGGGGCGAATTTAAAAGTGGATGGAAAAACGATTCAAATTGAATCACCAGATAATTTTTCTTCAAAACAAACTGCTGATGTGATACAGTCTGTTTCGAATAAATACCAAGGATGGCCTGTTTCTAAACTGGAAGATAGAAAGTTGGAGCTTGAGAAATTTGTAATAGATACAGAAAAAGATAAAGAAAACTTGCAAAAAACTCTTGAAAAATACAGCAAATTTAGAGAAGAATACGCAGGAAATAAAAAGGCGATGGACACTCTGGACTCCAAGACAAAAGGCACGGAAGAAGTATTACAAGAAGCTGAAACAAATATAGCTAAATATAAGACTGAACTAGAAGAAATAGATAAAGCTATAGCTTCACTTAAATAA
- a CDS encoding phage tail protein — translation MPTPTMQVFDKNMRRVGTLVDSYDIQRRRRINSDYELTFMVPMTSEDYREKIAIKGHVRDERGQFYVIQSRSRSREGRKLTANIYCNHIMFRLNDYKFPYASYIAEAYGIHINQLTDLITVATGGRFKFVIHDTFDLHDVKDFGRGTCLEALNKIIQMYECEVEPDNFTINLRKKIGTDSGLQYRLKKNIVSSSFKDKGESLVTRMFAQMKDGRTFIGMDASKLTDEERSLLSSISGTIVNGKLAVNYLISPYAQYWASDSVPFYDGEIIEQDIEEPEDLLKATRKALAEQENVTLEVTVSTADLFKIDNTEPEPHLGDTVMCIDPAMDMNKLKARITELTEYPYSRDKHSEPTISNVNLRDYADIISDLERNKNIINNLFSNGKIRTEVFESFAKQAVIDIDNSKTEIKYDQRGIILQDKTNAQNQVIMTSNGVVLTTDGGKTARTAITARGVVAEQIVGQLGNFVSLVIGSGDNVTKINTNGISAGNDDYTIAPFRVDMQGNVVARSIKLTGQIDNSEMNASDIRASTVNASTIRGSKLIGNEIEGGIITGALFRTAKEGRRIEINSIGLTAYNSRGGEAVSLGQYNDGGGLLFMDDSSPRGSVYGDREGFHLGNMGPIIIRSVDDATYLKGPVDFSEAFVSGLALEVGSINGLENKLRDLRNDIDKIHGDLFNGLIVNATFDPGSRNLKLFSQGKTVATVNIPAGGSSSSSTT, via the coding sequence ATGCCTACTCCAACTATGCAAGTGTTTGATAAAAACATGCGTCGCGTTGGAACGCTAGTGGACTCTTATGACATTCAGCGGCGGCGCAGGATCAATAGTGATTATGAATTAACCTTCATGGTTCCAATGACCAGTGAGGATTATCGTGAAAAGATAGCAATCAAGGGCCACGTTCGGGATGAGCGTGGTCAATTTTATGTTATCCAATCCCGAAGCCGGTCACGCGAAGGCCGAAAGCTGACTGCAAACATCTACTGCAACCACATCATGTTCAGACTTAATGATTACAAGTTTCCATATGCTTCATACATTGCAGAAGCCTATGGTATCCATATTAACCAGCTTACAGACCTGATTACAGTTGCTACAGGTGGACGGTTTAAGTTTGTTATTCATGACACGTTCGATTTGCATGATGTAAAAGACTTCGGACGTGGCACTTGTCTTGAAGCACTAAATAAGATCATTCAGATGTATGAGTGCGAGGTCGAACCAGACAACTTCACTATTAACCTTAGAAAAAAGATCGGAACCGACAGCGGATTACAGTACCGGCTTAAAAAGAATATCGTATCCAGTTCGTTCAAAGACAAAGGCGAGTCTCTAGTGACGCGCATGTTTGCTCAGATGAAGGATGGACGGACATTCATAGGCATGGATGCGTCCAAACTGACCGACGAGGAGCGGAGCTTGCTTTCCAGTATATCGGGAACTATTGTAAACGGAAAGCTGGCGGTGAATTACTTAATATCGCCATACGCTCAATATTGGGCCAGTGATTCCGTGCCGTTTTATGATGGTGAGATTATAGAGCAGGATATTGAGGAACCGGAGGATTTGTTGAAGGCTACGCGGAAGGCTCTTGCCGAACAGGAGAATGTAACGCTGGAGGTAACGGTATCAACGGCAGACCTATTTAAAATTGACAATACAGAGCCAGAACCACATTTAGGTGACACGGTAATGTGTATTGATCCGGCTATGGATATGAACAAACTCAAAGCTCGAATCACAGAACTTACAGAGTATCCGTATAGTCGCGACAAACATTCAGAGCCTACCATATCCAATGTCAATTTACGCGATTATGCAGATATCATTTCTGACCTGGAGCGGAACAAAAATATTATCAATAATCTATTTTCTAATGGTAAGATCCGGACGGAAGTTTTTGAATCCTTCGCAAAGCAGGCAGTCATTGATATAGACAACTCAAAAACGGAAATTAAGTACGATCAGCGCGGTATAATCCTACAGGACAAGACCAATGCACAGAATCAGGTCATTATGACCTCAAATGGTGTTGTCTTAACCACAGATGGAGGTAAAACAGCAAGAACGGCTATTACAGCGCGCGGGGTGGTAGCTGAGCAGATTGTCGGGCAACTGGGTAACTTTGTATCTTTGGTTATTGGTAGCGGTGATAACGTAACCAAAATCAATACCAACGGAATAAGTGCTGGAAATGACGACTATACTATTGCACCGTTCAGGGTAGATATGCAGGGTAATGTAGTAGCTAGATCAATCAAGCTCACAGGCCAAATTGACAATTCAGAAATGAACGCTTCAGATATTAGGGCTAGTACAGTTAATGCAAGTACAATACGTGGTAGTAAGTTAATCGGTAATGAGATCGAGGGCGGTATTATTACAGGAGCCTTATTCCGAACAGCCAAAGAGGGTAGGCGCATAGAGATAAACTCTATTGGCCTTACTGCTTATAACTCTCGTGGTGGAGAAGCTGTTTCATTAGGTCAGTATAATGATGGTGGCGGCTTATTGTTTATGGATGATAGCTCGCCAAGAGGAAGCGTCTACGGAGATAGAGAAGGATTTCATTTGGGAAACATGGGACCTATTATTATTCGATCTGTAGACGATGCCACTTATTTAAAAGGTCCTGTGGATTTTTCCGAAGCATTTGTGAGTGGACTTGCTTTAGAGGTAGGGAGCATTAATGGTCTCGAAAATAAACTTAGAGATTTACGTAACGATATTGACAAAATACATGGAGATTTGTTTAATGGTTTGATCGTTAATGCAACATTCGACCCTGGTTCCAGGAATCTAAAATTGTTCAGCCAAGGCAAAACCGTGGCTACAGTTAATATTCCTGCTGGTGGAAGCTCTAGCAGTTCGACAACATAA
- a CDS encoding phage distal tail protein has protein sequence MFNTGGFNGLALNSGSSTDGNVIDLSAHLSGQSQMYSQRKEISGAETDNAFNLMSFNTPDSSVSIEYILDFNLDMTAGVELSGEGRAQSDFVRSYDLEAMPMSGDGHVTDAQYTREIILQALPMSGEGRLQPAEASRFHTDYIEFTDVFRPGEVITIDAGKFKIMRNGQNVSHLYNGDFFDLNLGNNNLTWTDPETGRTVLFRITHRDKYLY, from the coding sequence ATGTTTAATACAGGTGGATTTAATGGCCTTGCTCTTAATTCGGGCAGTTCAACGGATGGGAATGTAATAGATCTGTCCGCTCATTTATCCGGTCAGTCACAAATGTATTCCCAGCGTAAAGAGATTAGCGGGGCCGAAACTGACAATGCATTCAATCTAATGTCTTTCAATACTCCAGACTCCAGCGTATCAATTGAATACATTTTAGATTTTAACTTGGATATGACCGCAGGCGTGGAACTTTCAGGCGAAGGCCGGGCGCAATCTGATTTTGTTCGGTCTTATGACTTAGAAGCTATGCCAATGTCCGGCGATGGACACGTAACAGATGCACAGTATACTCGTGAAATTATTCTACAAGCTTTACCGATGTCGGGAGAGGGACGATTGCAGCCTGCCGAGGCCAGCCGATTCCATACAGATTATATTGAGTTTACGGACGTATTCCGTCCTGGTGAAGTCATTACTATAGATGCAGGAAAATTCAAAATTATGAGAAATGGTCAGAACGTCTCGCATCTTTACAATGGTGATTTCTTCGATTTGAATCTCGGCAATAATAACCTGACCTGGACGGACCCAGAGACAGGCCGGACGGTTTTGTTCCGCATTACACACCGGGATAAATACTTATATTGA
- a CDS encoding right-handed parallel beta-helix repeat-containing protein, with product MEKMYAPVANSPRTELAEIINATQTEIKVTNAAVLLQGEGIAVVGNGDVAETITYTSIEDNTLKGCMRGFEGVARAWASGAVVARNFTASDLRAVQKNIGAIDDKLQGMELTDAFIYYVDAVNGSDSNDGLTKAEAFKTIAKAVSVMKPISLSRFSIVLLPGTYDEDVEMKHKLRAQTLELKGETEDASLYKVKSVTLDNFTNRAGIYNMTITTTEKVGISLVYCNRTLIENVVIEGASTGQHGISSYDANARIVNCKISNRNIGIAADARSWFYIENCTGSGNVTGIQSQLGSIIVVTGTVPKGATDEKSPLSGQIFGNTPFVYLRSGGYTLPANSVPADVPITTVMEDSNSMRDGNTVVINKSGWYHINSLVTIESLPNNKIADITVYKNGSNLTTRQGAGLGTGLVTFLTMDDQQYLAAGDVISFKVFQSDSAEHNVYNTQMRLTCIGQRRT from the coding sequence ATGGAAAAAATGTACGCTCCAGTAGCAAATTCACCACGGACTGAACTGGCTGAAATCATTAACGCGACTCAGACCGAAATCAAGGTAACCAACGCTGCTGTATTGCTTCAAGGTGAGGGTATAGCGGTTGTAGGTAATGGGGATGTAGCGGAAACGATCACATATACAAGCATAGAAGATAACACGCTTAAAGGCTGTATGCGCGGGTTTGAAGGTGTAGCGCGTGCTTGGGCATCCGGGGCTGTGGTGGCACGTAATTTTACCGCGTCCGACTTGCGAGCAGTACAAAAAAACATTGGAGCCATTGACGATAAATTACAAGGCATGGAGCTAACGGATGCCTTTATATATTACGTGGATGCTGTTAACGGTTCAGACTCTAATGATGGTCTGACTAAGGCCGAGGCATTCAAGACCATTGCCAAAGCTGTGAGCGTCATGAAGCCTATAAGCCTGTCCCGGTTCTCCATTGTGCTGTTACCAGGAACGTATGATGAAGATGTTGAGATGAAGCACAAGCTGCGTGCTCAGACGCTGGAACTAAAGGGAGAAACAGAAGATGCTAGCTTATACAAGGTTAAATCTGTCACATTAGACAATTTTACAAACCGTGCAGGCATCTACAATATGACAATCACAACAACTGAAAAGGTTGGTATATCTCTGGTCTACTGTAACCGAACTTTGATTGAAAACGTTGTAATTGAAGGTGCTTCAACAGGCCAGCATGGTATTAGTAGCTATGACGCTAATGCACGAATCGTAAACTGTAAAATTTCTAATCGCAATATTGGCATAGCTGCTGATGCCCGTTCTTGGTTCTATATCGAAAATTGCACAGGGTCCGGGAACGTTACAGGTATACAATCGCAGCTGGGTTCTATTATCGTCGTGACTGGCACAGTTCCAAAAGGTGCAACGGATGAAAAATCGCCATTATCAGGCCAAATATTTGGGAATACGCCTTTTGTGTATCTTCGTAGCGGAGGATATACGTTGCCAGCTAATTCTGTACCAGCTGATGTACCAATAACAACGGTGATGGAAGACAGCAATTCTATGCGCGATGGAAACACGGTGGTCATTAATAAAAGTGGATGGTATCACATTAATTCACTGGTCACGATAGAAAGCCTTCCAAATAATAAAATCGCTGATATAACAGTGTACAAAAATGGGAGCAACTTAACCACTCGCCAAGGAGCTGGGCTAGGTACGGGACTGGTCACATTTTTAACGATGGATGATCAACAATATCTAGCAGCAGGAGACGTAATATCATTCAAAGTCTTTCAAAGTGATTCGGCAGAACACAATGTTTATAACACACAGATGAGGCTTACATGTATCGGGCAAAGAAGGACTTAA
- a CDS encoding phage tail fiber protein, with protein MADILLSKSNWWKTACINAALRGTNFAAPQIVYIALYTSNPTDADTGQEVMGGGYVRRAVTFGAPVIADRRAVAASSADVSFPIATADWGLVTHIGIRTAATGGNLMYHGAVKTPRTVQTNDTLRFMSGQISIDEG; from the coding sequence ATGGCAGATATATTACTTAGTAAATCAAACTGGTGGAAAACGGCTTGTATAAACGCTGCTTTACGGGGTACAAATTTTGCTGCCCCTCAGATTGTATATATAGCTCTGTACACAAGCAATCCAACGGATGCAGATACAGGACAGGAAGTGATGGGAGGCGGCTATGTACGGCGTGCTGTAACGTTTGGTGCGCCAGTCATTGCGGATCGTAGGGCAGTTGCAGCCAGTTCGGCAGATGTATCTTTCCCGATTGCAACGGCTGATTGGGGCTTGGTTACCCATATTGGTATTCGCACGGCAGCAACAGGGGGCAATCTAATGTATCACGGAGCCGTGAAAACGCCGCGTACAGTCCAAACTAATGACACACTTCGTTTTATGTCTGGTCAGATTTCGATTGACGAGGGGTAG
- a CDS encoding phage tail domain-containing protein, with translation MIDATADGKSFKSIGLGLKTHNIPVLPPTKDHSLEIAERDGELDFGSTYGARTINLECVVMADDTTLDYHRRVAQVAALFNAKKGDIVFTFSDLPGRRYIGRYAGTLDIEKILWDGELTIPIKMGEHPFPESDENIEEVTITQSPQTVSVTSVGDERASPVIVLTNIGENDIRNFRIANEYQIE, from the coding sequence ATGATTGACGCTACGGCAGATGGAAAGTCCTTTAAATCCATTGGATTAGGGCTTAAAACTCACAATATACCTGTGCTGCCGCCAACAAAGGACCATTCTCTTGAAATAGCCGAGAGGGATGGGGAATTAGACTTTGGCAGTACTTACGGAGCGAGGACAATTAACCTTGAATGTGTCGTTATGGCAGATGATACAACCCTTGATTACCATAGGAGAGTCGCCCAAGTGGCGGCTCTTTTTAATGCCAAAAAAGGGGATATCGTATTCACGTTTTCGGACTTACCAGGAAGGCGATATATTGGACGCTATGCCGGAACATTGGATATCGAAAAAATACTTTGGGACGGAGAGTTAACTATACCAATCAAAATGGGTGAACATCCGTTTCCCGAGAGTGACGAGAACATTGAAGAGGTCACCATCACACAATCGCCGCAGACTGTTTCAGTTACTTCAGTTGGAGACGAAAGGGCCAGCCCTGTTATCGTCCTGACCAACATTGGTGAAAACGACATACGCAATTTTCGAATTGCAAATGAATATCAAATTGAGTAG